The following proteins are co-located in the Spea bombifrons isolate aSpeBom1 chromosome 3, aSpeBom1.2.pri, whole genome shotgun sequence genome:
- the CLRN1 gene encoding clarin-1, with amino-acid sequence MPKVQKKIIFCLAGTLSFVCALGIAAVLGTQLWIKATILCKTGALLVNATGDELEKFIGEIQYGLFYGQRVKQCGLGGRPTKFSFFPDLLSVIPASVHVSVVIFTTALIIFALVGTGFFMFNAFGNPYETFHGPVGLYFWSFLSSSCGSLVLILFSSEVKMHNLTEKIANYKEGGFIFKTQSEHFENSFWIVLVCTLVHVLNIFLIRLAGFDFPFTKSKDLDTSSGAIDLMY; translated from the exons ATGCCAAAGGTGcagaagaaaattatattttgtctgGCTGGCACGTTAAGCTTTGTTTGTGCCCTCGGAATCGCAGCAGTCCTTGGAACCCAGCTGTGGATCAAAGCGACGATTCTCTGTAAAACTGGAGCCTTGTTAGTCAACGCTACCGGGGATGAGCTCGAGAAGTTTATTGGGGAAATCCAGTATGGCTTGTTCTATGGACAGAGAGTCAAGCAGTGTGGGCTCGGAGGGAGACCAACAAAGTTTTCAT TTTTTCCAGATCTGCTGAGTGTTATACCTGCCAGCGTACATGTAAGTGTTGTCATCTTCACCACAGCACTTATCATCTTTGCTCTGGTGGGAACCGGTTTCTTCATGTTCAATGCCTTTGGAAACCCATATGAGACTTTCCATGGTCCTGTAGGATTGTATTTCTGGAGCTTCCTGTCAT cttccTGCGGCAGTCTTGTTTTGATCCTCTTCTCTTCGGAAGTCAAAATGCACAATCTGACAGAGAAAATTGCAAATTATAAAGAAGGAGGGTTTATATTCAAAACTCAGAGCGAGCATTTTGAGAACTCATTCTGGATCGTTCTGGTTTGCACACTTGTGCACGTCTTAAATATCTTTCTAATTCGATTGGCTGGATTTGATTTTCCTTTTACTAAATCTAAAGATCTTGATACAAGTTCTGGGGCAATTGACCTAATGTATTAA
- the GPR171 gene encoding G-protein coupled receptor 171 — protein MRTKTFNLEEGRKRLPRLLNTKPLTMSLNTSYLVCNVNRNLEPFTYFYYFIFMVGFLGSSFALWAFTRKDNNQKCTSIYLINLLVADFLLTLALPFKIAVDLGVAPWKLKIFHCQVTACIIYINMYTSILFLGFVSMDRCLQTMHSIKVYQIQKKGFARMISTVVWALVLSIMVPNMLIPINDIPERETVGCIDFKQKIGRDWHVLSNFISIAIFFNCSCIILISNFLTIKRLYKNRDCEEFLTIKESLIKIFLVTAGYIVCFLPYHIVRIPYTLSQSDVITDCSLKQTLFYAKESTLLLSVSNLCFDPILYFYFSKTFRAKISKTFSLKKHVITNNGEENGCETPV, from the exons ATGCGGACCAAGACATTCAACCTTGAAGAAGGAAGGAAAAG GTTACCAAGGCTGCTAAACACAAAGCCATTAACCATGTCTTTAAACACATCGTACCTGGTCTGCAATGTGAACCGAAACTTGGAACCCTTTACATACTTCTACTACTTCATTTTCATGGTTGGATTTTTAGGCAGCAGCTTTGCGTTATGGGCATTCACAAGGAAAGACAACAACCAGAAATGTACCAGCATCTACCTCATTAATTTACTAGTCGCTGATTTCCTCCTAACTCTAGCACTGCCTTTCAAGATAGCCGTTGACCTGGGTGTTGCACCATGGAAGCTAAAAATCTTTCACTGTCAGGTTACAGCGTGTATCATCTATATCAACATGTACACTTCCATTTTATTTCTGGGATTTGTCAGTATGGATCGGTGCCTTCAAACAATGCACAGTATTAAAGTGTaccaaatacaaaagaaaggaTTTGCTAGAATGATCTCGACAGTAGTTTGGGCTTTGGTGCTGTCCATAATGGTTCCAAACATGTTGATCCCCATAAATGATATACCAGAAAGAGAAACAGTTGGGTGTATAGACTTTAAACAAAAGATCGGAAGGGACTGGCATGTCCTTTCAAACTTTATCAGCATTGCCATTTTTTTCAACTGTTCTTGTATAATTCTGATCTCAAATTTTCTTACCATTAAAAGACTCTACAAGAACAGGGATTGTGAGGAGTTTCTCACCATCAAAGAATCCTTAATAAAGATATTCCTTGTGACAGCTGGATACATTGTTTGTTTCCTTCCCTATCATATTGTTCGGATTCCATACACATTGAGCCAAAGTGATGTTATAACAGACTGCAGCCTAAAGCAGACGCTCTTCTACGCCAAAGAGTCAACTCTGCTGCTTTCAGTCTCAAATTTGTGTTTTGAccctattctttatttttatttttctaaaacatttaGAGCTAAAATCAGCAAGACATTTTCCCTAAAAAAACACGTGATAACCAATAATGGGGAAGAAAATGGTTGTGAGACACCTGTATAA